The following proteins are co-located in the [Pasteurella] mairii genome:
- the atpC gene encoding ATP synthase subunit epsilon, with translation MATLKLTVVSAEKSIFTGEVKSIQASGIEGELGILPGHTPLMTAIKPGIVKLTFENGNEEVIYVSGGFLEVQPTVVTVLADVAIRGKELDADRILEAKRRAEQNIVSGAKDANYEMLASKLSRELAKLRAYELTEKLVKNKR, from the coding sequence ATGGCAACACTTAAATTAACAGTAGTAAGTGCAGAAAAAAGCATTTTTACCGGCGAGGTAAAAAGTATTCAGGCTTCCGGTATTGAGGGGGAGTTAGGTATTTTACCGGGACACACCCCGTTAATGACTGCGATTAAGCCGGGTATTGTAAAGTTAACCTTCGAAAACGGTAACGAAGAGGTAATTTATGTTTCCGGTGGTTTTTTGGAAGTACAACCGACCGTTGTTACTGTGCTCGCTGATGTTGCTATTCGTGGAAAAGAGCTTGATGCGGATCGTATTTTGGAAGCCAAACGTCGTGCTGAACAAAATATCGTATCAGGCGCGAAAGATGCAAATTATGAGATGTTGGCATCTAAACTTTCAAGAGAATTAGCAAAATTACGTGCTTACGAATTAACAGAAAAATTAGTGAAAAACAAACGCTAA
- a CDS encoding neurotransmitter symporter has product MSKSNNQRETFSSRKAFIIAAIGSAVGLGNIWRFPYVTYENGGGAFIIPYIIALLTAGIPLLFLDYAIGHRHRGGAPLSYRRFNRHFETFGWWQVMVNVIIGIYYAVILGWAASYTYFSINGAWGDKPIDFFIGEFLRMGDINQGVSFEFVSMVTGPLIAVWLVALGVLALGVQKGIAKSSGILMPLLIIMFIILVISALFLPGSEKGLDALFTPNWSKLSDPSVWIAAYGQIFFSLSICFGIMITYASYLKKDSDLTGSGLVVGFANSSFEILAGIGVFAALGFMATAAGQEVSDVAKGGIGLAFFAFPTIINEAPFGEVLGVLFFGSLTFAALTSFISVIEVIISAVQDKLRLGRVKSTFVVGIPMMFVSILLFGTTTGLPMLDVLDKFVNYFGIVAVAFVSLVAIVTNEKLSTLGNHLNETSSFKVGFFWRLFIILTTGVLAFMLLSEGAKVLSEGYEGYPSWFVNIFGWGMSIGLFVVSFLLSRLKWKDEHLAEHRGE; this is encoded by the coding sequence ATGTCAAAATCAAATAATCAACGTGAAACCTTTTCTAGCCGAAAAGCGTTTATTATTGCGGCTATCGGTTCTGCAGTAGGGTTAGGGAATATTTGGCGTTTCCCCTATGTTACTTATGAAAACGGTGGCGGTGCATTTATCATTCCTTATATTATTGCATTATTAACTGCTGGTATTCCGTTATTGTTTTTAGATTATGCTATCGGTCATCGTCACCGAGGAGGCGCTCCGCTTTCTTATCGACGTTTTAATCGCCATTTTGAAACATTCGGCTGGTGGCAAGTAATGGTGAATGTAATTATTGGTATTTACTATGCCGTTATTCTTGGCTGGGCTGCAAGTTATACTTATTTTTCCATCAATGGGGCTTGGGGCGATAAACCGATTGATTTTTTCATTGGCGAATTTTTACGTATGGGAGATATTAATCAAGGGGTAAGTTTTGAATTTGTAAGCATGGTTACCGGTCCGTTAATTGCAGTATGGTTAGTGGCTTTAGGTGTTTTAGCATTGGGTGTACAAAAAGGAATTGCTAAATCTTCCGGAATATTAATGCCTTTACTGATTATTATGTTCATAATTTTAGTTATTTCCGCACTTTTCTTACCAGGTTCAGAAAAAGGTCTAGATGCGTTATTTACTCCGAATTGGTCAAAATTATCCGATCCAAGTGTGTGGATTGCAGCTTACGGGCAAATATTTTTCTCACTATCTATTTGCTTCGGTATTATGATCACCTACGCTTCTTATTTGAAAAAAGATTCCGATTTAACTGGCAGTGGCTTGGTGGTTGGATTTGCAAACAGTAGTTTTGAAATTTTAGCAGGTATTGGTGTATTTGCCGCACTTGGTTTTATGGCAACTGCTGCCGGTCAAGAAGTGAGTGATGTAGCGAAAGGTGGTATCGGATTGGCGTTTTTTGCATTCCCGACAATCATTAACGAAGCCCCGTTTGGTGAAGTGTTAGGCGTATTATTTTTCGGTTCATTAACCTTTGCTGCATTGACTTCATTTATTTCTGTCATTGAAGTGATCATTTCTGCGGTACAAGATAAATTAAGATTAGGGAGAGTAAAATCCACTTTTGTTGTTGGAATTCCAATGATGTTTGTCTCAATTTTACTATTTGGTACAACAACAGGGTTGCCTATGCTAGATGTATTAGATAAATTCGTCAACTATTTCGGTATTGTTGCGGTAGCCTTTGTTTCATTAGTTGCTATTGTGACCAATGAAAAATTAAGTACGCTGGGTAATCACTTAAATGAAACATCTTCTTTTAAAGTCGGTTTTTTCTGGCGTTTATTTATCATCTTAACCACCGGCGTACTTGCCTTTATGTTGTTAAGTGAAGGAGCAAAAGTATTATCGGAAGGTTACGAAGGCTACCCAAGTTGGTTTGTAAATATCTTTGGTTGGGGAATGTCTATCGGTTTATTTGTGGTTTCATTCCTATTGTCCCGTTTAAAATGGAAAGATGAGCATTTGGCTGAGCATAGAGGAGAATAA